TGAAGTGGCGCTTCAGGCGCCGGGCGATATTCGTGCTGTGTCCGACATAGAAGAGGTCCGAACCTTTATAGATCAGATAGACCCCGACAAGCGCCTCATCATCGGACAATTTGAACTGCTTCTGGATCTTTTCATCGAGATCCTTATGGTCGACTGCCCGTCGGCCATCACTCGTCTTGATGATTGAAGGTGAGATCTCCGCTGACTCGATGCCCTTCTTCCAGATCCTTTTCGATTCCTTACCGAAGTTCTTCATTAGCCTATCCAGCTGCTTATTCATG
The sequence above is drawn from the Salinicoccus roseus genome and encodes:
- a CDS encoding GIY-YIG nuclease family protein, with protein sequence MARQLRSMNKQLDRLMKNFGKESKRIWKKGIESAEISPSIIKTSDGRRAVDHKDLDEKIQKQFKLSDDEALVGVYLIYKGSDLFYVGHSTNIARRLKRHFSKPFEKKPSKKEKQLKPFNGVLEKRNMSIVIYRITDDQNYMFRKRLEKIITYNYVPEYLKWAYGSGEDEDVRKQKIRTSHKRTTA